One segment of Chionomys nivalis chromosome 1, mChiNiv1.1, whole genome shotgun sequence DNA contains the following:
- the LOC130881108 gene encoding RNA 3'-terminal phosphate cyclase-like protein: MATQGHSLSYAGCNFLRQQLVLSTLSGRPVKIRSIRARDDNPGLRDFEASFIRPLDKLTNGSRIEINQTGTTLYYQPGLLYGGSVEHDCSVLRGIGYYLEALLCLAPFMKHPLKIVLRGVTNDQVDPSVDVLKVTALPLLKQFGIDGESFELKILRRGMPPGGGGEVLFSCPVRKVLKPVQLTDPGKIKRIRGMAYSVRVSPQMANRIVDSARSILNKFIPDIYIYTDHMKGVNSGKSPGFGLSLVAETTNGTFLSAELASNPQGQGAAVLPEDLGRNCAKLLLEEIYRGGCVDSTNQSLVLLLMTLGQQDVSKVLLGPLSPYTIEFLRHLKSFFQVMFKIETKPCGEELKGGDKVLMTCVGIGFSNLSKTLK; this comes from the coding sequence ATGGCGACCCAGGGGCACTCCCTCAGCTACGCGGGGTGCAACTTCTTGCGCCAGCAGCTGGTCCTGTCCACCCTGAGCGGGCGCCCGGTCAAGATCCGGAGTATTCGGGCCAGGGACGACAACCCGGGCCTTCGAGattttgaagcaagctttataaGACCGTTGGACAAATTAACTAATGGTTCTCGAATTGAAATCAACCAAACGGGAACAACCTTGTATTACCAGCCTGGCCTCCTGTATGGTGGGTCTGTGGAGCACGACTGCAGTGTTCTCCGTGGCATTGGCTATTACCTCGAGGCTCTGCTTTGCCTGGCTCCATTTATGAAGCACCCATTAAAAATCGTCCTGCGAGGAGTGACCAATGACCAGGTTGACCCTTCGGTTGATGTTCTTAAAGTAACAGCACTCCCTCTATTGAAACAGTTTGGGATTGATGGCGAGTCATTTGAGCTAAAGATCTTGCGACGGGGAATGCCTCCTGGCGGAGGAGGTGAAGTGCTTTTCTCGTGCCCTGTAAGGAAGGTCCTGAAGCCCGTTCAGCTCACAGACCCAGGGAAAATCAAGCGAATCAGAGGGATGGCGTACTCAGTGCGCGTATCCCCTCAGATGGCAAACCGGATTGTGGACTCTGCCAGGAGCATCCTCAACAAATTCATACCCGACATCTATATTTACACAGATCACATGAAAGGCGTTAACTCTGGCAAGTCTCCAGGCTTTGGACTGTCACTGGTGGCAGAGACTACCAACGGTACCTTCCTGAGCGCTGAACTGGCCTCTAATCCCCAGGGCCAGGGAGCAGcagttcttcctgaggacctcgGCAGGAACTGTGCGAAGCTGCTGCTTGAAGAAATCTACAGGGGTGGATGTGTGGACTCGACCAACCAAAGTCTAGTTCTGCTGCTCATGACCCTTGGACAGCAGGACGTTTCCAAAGTGCTGCTGGGACCACTCTCCCCATACACGATAGAATTTTTGCGGCACTTGAAGAGCTTTTTCCAGGTTATgtttaaaattgaaacaaagcCGTGTGGTGAAGAACTCAAGGGTGGGGACAAAGTGCTGATGACCTGCGTTGGTATTGGCTTCTCTAACCTCAGCAAGACTCTCAAGTGA